The proteins below come from a single Danaus plexippus chromosome 9 unlocalized genomic scaffold, MEX_DaPlex mxdp_24, whole genome shotgun sequence genomic window:
- the LOC116767585 gene encoding nuclear cap-binding protein subunit 3-like gives MEHDKEEGEMSDDHEMLIDDQPLDSPTKSTVVFIADKNGLLVQQLEKVDACRLEERAKRFGLNLTGNRIVTQKQIDELYNNFGIEGGNERHFRFDTLHLNGVNGLITKDIFEYLVDYKPVSLEWVDDNSCNVVCQDHISAALALLVHSREIKSEHIKDMLQKKSSHYWREGVPHPNKDLILMRFATNSDKKSTKVEPEQKHRLDSDKNINNEGKNPWGDLCRSWGIYDHQEVFQRNLSKTDYEEELEEPFEKVQVRNKKLASRLGKRNHSIEVATSDSDSEWKKKSKTPRMRMRADDEESKQKNHNQTKQNDSDEDDYAPLSIEILNSSSKFTSKHSKRISEKFRNSDQHFKSMPRNVHSRLGIKVVDNERSYSDESSSNESDYNVTSRVQKVTTGSKNTSNVWSRLEIKPKNSGQKDLRQILTTRKPKHKDDLRDRLGKSKQCNIRIEIDNS, from the exons atggaaCACGACAAAGAGGAAGGAGAAATGAGCGATGACCATGAAATGCTTATTGACGATCAACCCCTTGATAGTCCAACTAAAAGCACtgtg GTTTTTATCGCAGATAAAAATGGACTTTTGGTTCAACAATTAGAAAAAGTTGATGCTTGTAGACTTGAGGAAAGGGCTAAAAGATTTGGTTTAAACTTGACTGGAAATAGGATTGTAACACAAAAACAGATTGACGaactgtataataattttggtatTGAAGGTGGAAATGAAAGACATTTCAGATTTGATACACTTCATTTAAATGGTGTCAATGGTTTAATAACAAAGGATATATTTGAGTATTTGGTAGATTACAAGCCAGTATCTCTAGAATGGGTTGATGATAATTCAT GTAATGTTGTTTGTCAGGACCATATATCTGCTGCATTGGCATTATTGGTACATTCCAGGGAAATTAAAAGTGAACACATTAAAGATATGctgcaaaaaaaatcttcacatTACTGGAGAGAAGGTGTTCCACACCCAAATAAAGACTTGATTTTAATGAGATTTGCTACAAATAGTGATAAGAAGTCAACAAAAGTTGAACCTGAACAAAAACATAGACTAGACTCTgacaagaatataaataatgagggTAAGAATCCCTGGGGTGACTTGTGCAGGTCCTGGGGCATCTATGATCACCAAGAAGtgtttcaaagaaatttatcaaaaactgACTATGAGGAAGAACTTGAAGAACCATTTGAAAAAGTCCAAGTTAGGAACAAGAAGCTAGCTTCACGGCTTGGTAAAAGAAACCATAGTATAGAGGTTGCCACCAGTGATTCCGATTCTGAGTGGAAGAAGAAGTCTAAGACACCCAGAATGAGAATGCGAGCTGACGATGAGGAGTCAAAGCAAAAGAATCACAATCAAACGAAACAAAATGATTCAGATGAAGATGATTATGCACCCTTGTCAATAGAAATTCTGAACTCCAGTAGTAAATTCACTTCTAAACATTCGAAGAGAATATCTGAGAAATTTAGGAATTCAGACCAACATTTCAAGAGCATGCCTCGGAATGTACACTCAAGATTAGGTATCAAAGTAGTGGATAATGAAAGAAGTTATAGTGATGAATCTTCATCAAATGAATCAGACTATAATGTAACAAGCCGGGTGCAAAAAGTAACAACTGGTTctaaaaatacatcaaatgTTTGGTCACGATTGGAGATTAAACCCAAGAATTCAGGACAGAAAGATTTGAGACAAATATTAACAACACGTAAACCTAAACATAAAGACGATTTAAGAGACAGACTTGGGAAGTCAAAACAATGTAATATTCGCATAGAAATAGACAATAGTTAA
- the LOC116767665 gene encoding polymerase delta-interacting protein 3-like isoform X3 produces MASYVNMSLDDIIQKQKKDSVSRNTFKNKKQLPVKKKTIMDARNKIISKKRTQITDAREKLGELAKQKDARLRLEQLRAKRAVTKMQGGFISHKHGRPNKQFAMKERDPSRQVAYQSLTPKFVKKNVFNKRFVGERPNEPRNFADVKCSYKPIIRTVENDIAIIDDPLEKMCEPIGTSLTNRKASLQLKIVTHNSDAHRTATIEKEKSPPRPPSILKKRPMAALRTENKVEKPEKSNHEYRIIVSNLRNTVTGGDIEELFGDVGGMVESRLVRPGTAEVIYKTVQDAQKAVELYHNRQLDGQPMTCLLVTPRPNTVMRNTGKPALYSTNSNVVPDISTFHKVLFSSF; encoded by the exons ATGGCTTCATATGTTAATATGAGTCTAGatgatataatacaaaaacagaAAAAGGATTCTGTTAG taggaacacatttaaaaataaaaaacaattaccaGTGAAAAAGAAAACTATCATGGATgcaagaaacaaaataatttctaaaaaacgCACTCAAATCACAGATGCCAGAGAAAAATTAGGCGAACTTGCCAAGCAAAAAGATGCACGTTTAAGATTGGAGCAATTAAGAGCGAAAAGG GCCGTGACCAAGATGCAGGGTGGCTTCATTTCTCATAAACATGGGAGGCCCAATAAGCAATTTGCTATGAAAGAAAGag ATCCATCAAGACAAGTAGCTTATCAATCCCTCACACCGAAGTTTGTGAAAAAGAATgtctttaataaaagatttgtaGGAGAGAGACCAAATGAACCAAGAAATTTTG CTGATGTAAAATGCAGTTACAAACCTATTATAAGGACTGTCGAAAATGATATTGCAATAATTGATGATCCACTTGAGAAAATGTGTGAGCCAATAGGAACATCACTAACAAATAGGAAAGCGAGTCTGCAATTGAAAATAGTCACACATAATAGTGATGCGCACAG gaCAGCTACAATTGAGAAAGAGAAAAGCCCACCGAGACCTCCGtctatattaaagaaaaggcCGATGGCTGCCTTGCGTACtgaaaataaagttgaaaagCCTGAAAAATCTAATCACGAGTACAGAATCATTGTTAGCAATTTAAGAAACACTGTAACTGGAGGTGACATTGAG GAATTGTTTGGAGATGTTGGCGGTATGGTAGAATCTCGACTAGTAAGACCTGGCACAGCAGAAGTTATATACAAAACTGTTCAAGACGCCCAAAAAGCTGTGGAACTCTACCACAACAGACAGTTAGATGGTCAGCCCATGACATGTCTCCTTGTCACACCACGACCTAACACTGTAATGAG gaACACAGGCAAACCAGCATTGTACAGCACCAACTCAAATGTTGTTCCAGACATATCTACCTTCCATAAAGTCTTATTCAGcagcttttaa
- the LOC116767665 gene encoding polymerase delta-interacting protein 3-like isoform X1, whose product MASYVNMSLDDIIQKQKKDSVSRNTFKNKKQLPVKKKTIMDARNKIISKKRTQITDAREKLGELAKQKDARLRLEQLRAKRAVTKMQGGFISHKHGRPNKQFAMKERVFTDPSRQVAYQSLTPKFVKKNVFNKRFVGERPNEPRNFADVKCSYKPIIRTVENDIAIIDDPLEKMCEPIGTSLTNRKASLQLKIVTHNSDAHRTATIEKEKSPPRPPSILKKRPMAALRTENKVEKPEKSNHEYRIIVSNLRNTVTGGDIEELFGDVGGMVESRLVRPGTAEVIYKTVQDAQKAVELYHNRQLDGQPMTCLLVTPRPNTVMRNTGKPALYSTNSNVVPDISTFHKVLFSSF is encoded by the exons ATGGCTTCATATGTTAATATGAGTCTAGatgatataatacaaaaacagaAAAAGGATTCTGTTAG taggaacacatttaaaaataaaaaacaattaccaGTGAAAAAGAAAACTATCATGGATgcaagaaacaaaataatttctaaaaaacgCACTCAAATCACAGATGCCAGAGAAAAATTAGGCGAACTTGCCAAGCAAAAAGATGCACGTTTAAGATTGGAGCAATTAAGAGCGAAAAGG GCCGTGACCAAGATGCAGGGTGGCTTCATTTCTCATAAACATGGGAGGCCCAATAAGCAATTTGCTATGAAAGAAAGag TGTTTACAGATCCATCAAGACAAGTAGCTTATCAATCCCTCACACCGAAGTTTGTGAAAAAGAATgtctttaataaaagatttgtaGGAGAGAGACCAAATGAACCAAGAAATTTTG CTGATGTAAAATGCAGTTACAAACCTATTATAAGGACTGTCGAAAATGATATTGCAATAATTGATGATCCACTTGAGAAAATGTGTGAGCCAATAGGAACATCACTAACAAATAGGAAAGCGAGTCTGCAATTGAAAATAGTCACACATAATAGTGATGCGCACAG gaCAGCTACAATTGAGAAAGAGAAAAGCCCACCGAGACCTCCGtctatattaaagaaaaggcCGATGGCTGCCTTGCGTACtgaaaataaagttgaaaagCCTGAAAAATCTAATCACGAGTACAGAATCATTGTTAGCAATTTAAGAAACACTGTAACTGGAGGTGACATTGAG GAATTGTTTGGAGATGTTGGCGGTATGGTAGAATCTCGACTAGTAAGACCTGGCACAGCAGAAGTTATATACAAAACTGTTCAAGACGCCCAAAAAGCTGTGGAACTCTACCACAACAGACAGTTAGATGGTCAGCCCATGACATGTCTCCTTGTCACACCACGACCTAACACTGTAATGAG gaACACAGGCAAACCAGCATTGTACAGCACCAACTCAAATGTTGTTCCAGACATATCTACCTTCCATAAAGTCTTATTCAGcagcttttaa
- the LOC116767665 gene encoding polymerase delta-interacting protein 3-like isoform X2 codes for MASYVNMSLDDIIQKQKKDSVRNTFKNKKQLPVKKKTIMDARNKIISKKRTQITDAREKLGELAKQKDARLRLEQLRAKRAVTKMQGGFISHKHGRPNKQFAMKERVFTDPSRQVAYQSLTPKFVKKNVFNKRFVGERPNEPRNFADVKCSYKPIIRTVENDIAIIDDPLEKMCEPIGTSLTNRKASLQLKIVTHNSDAHRTATIEKEKSPPRPPSILKKRPMAALRTENKVEKPEKSNHEYRIIVSNLRNTVTGGDIEELFGDVGGMVESRLVRPGTAEVIYKTVQDAQKAVELYHNRQLDGQPMTCLLVTPRPNTVMRNTGKPALYSTNSNVVPDISTFHKVLFSSF; via the exons ATGGCTTCATATGTTAATATGAGTCTAGatgatataatacaaaaacagaAAAAGGATTCTGTTAG gaacacatttaaaaataaaaaacaattaccaGTGAAAAAGAAAACTATCATGGATgcaagaaacaaaataatttctaaaaaacgCACTCAAATCACAGATGCCAGAGAAAAATTAGGCGAACTTGCCAAGCAAAAAGATGCACGTTTAAGATTGGAGCAATTAAGAGCGAAAAGG GCCGTGACCAAGATGCAGGGTGGCTTCATTTCTCATAAACATGGGAGGCCCAATAAGCAATTTGCTATGAAAGAAAGag TGTTTACAGATCCATCAAGACAAGTAGCTTATCAATCCCTCACACCGAAGTTTGTGAAAAAGAATgtctttaataaaagatttgtaGGAGAGAGACCAAATGAACCAAGAAATTTTG CTGATGTAAAATGCAGTTACAAACCTATTATAAGGACTGTCGAAAATGATATTGCAATAATTGATGATCCACTTGAGAAAATGTGTGAGCCAATAGGAACATCACTAACAAATAGGAAAGCGAGTCTGCAATTGAAAATAGTCACACATAATAGTGATGCGCACAG gaCAGCTACAATTGAGAAAGAGAAAAGCCCACCGAGACCTCCGtctatattaaagaaaaggcCGATGGCTGCCTTGCGTACtgaaaataaagttgaaaagCCTGAAAAATCTAATCACGAGTACAGAATCATTGTTAGCAATTTAAGAAACACTGTAACTGGAGGTGACATTGAG GAATTGTTTGGAGATGTTGGCGGTATGGTAGAATCTCGACTAGTAAGACCTGGCACAGCAGAAGTTATATACAAAACTGTTCAAGACGCCCAAAAAGCTGTGGAACTCTACCACAACAGACAGTTAGATGGTCAGCCCATGACATGTCTCCTTGTCACACCACGACCTAACACTGTAATGAG gaACACAGGCAAACCAGCATTGTACAGCACCAACTCAAATGTTGTTCCAGACATATCTACCTTCCATAAAGTCTTATTCAGcagcttttaa
- the LOC116767436 gene encoding RNA-binding protein cabeza isoform X2: MGDPYASGDYSGGGYPAQYSMPPPAVSSGDNSFNSGQQPGGYNQNSYSQNSGGSGGNYGGNQNESNFNYGPSYGGGGSGGGGGGYDRNNGNNYNVSGGGDRGSSNYGGGDRGSGYGNSDRSGGNFGGNDRGGSNYGGDRGGGGYSGDRGYGGGGGDRSSYNRDGGNREGGYGGGGRGGGYNKGGGGGYGGDRGGGDMITQEDTIFIQGMNPSTTEDELCQHFGAIGIIKTDKKTQRPKVWMYKDKATGQPKGEATVTYEDSNAASSAIQWFDGKDFNGATVKVSLAQRQNTWGGNKGGGGGGGGYRGGRGGGGGGGGGGGGGGRGGGGGGGGGGGGGPPSGNRAGDWRCPNPSCGNTNFSWRKACNRCNEEKPGGGGNGGGGGGGGGGPPPSRGGGGGNGPPGRGGRGGGRGGGGRGGGGGGGGGWGGGRPDRSGDRGGDRRGSGGGDRGGGAMRGDGGGRDRQRPY, from the exons ATGGGTGATC CTTATGCTTCTGGTGACTATAGCGGCGGAGGGTATCCTGCTCAATATTCAATGCCGCCTCCAGCAGTTAGTTCGGgagataatagttttaattccGGTCAACAACCAGGAGGCTACAATCAAAATAGTTATAGTCAAAATTCAG GTGGAAGTGGTGGAAATTATGGTGGTAATCAAAACGAAAGCAATTTTAACTATGGACCCTCTTATGGGGGTGGTGGCAGCGGCGGGGGTGGTGGTGGCTATGACCGAAACAATGGAAATAACTACAATGTGAGTGGGGGAGGTGATCGAGGAAGCAGTAATTACGGTGGAGGAGACCGTGGAAGTGGTTATGGAAACAGTGACCGCAGTGGTGGAAACTTTGGTGGCAATGACAGAGGTGGCTCCAACTATGGTGGAGACAGAGGCGGCGGAGGTTACTCTGGAGACCGAGGCTATGGCGGAGGCGGAGGTGATAGATCAAGCTACAATAGAGATGGGGGGAATAGAGAAGGAGGCTATGG tGGCGGCGGCAGGGGGGGTGGTTATAATAAAG gtgGCGGTGGAGGCTATGGCGGAGATCGAGGTGGGGGTGATATGATAACTCAGGAAGACACAATCTTCATCCAAGGCATGAACCCATCGACAACTGAGGACGAGTTATGTCAACATTTTGGTGCTATCGGCATAATTAAG accgataaaaaaacacaaaggCCGAAAGTTTGGATGTATAAAGACAAAGCTACTGGTCAGCCCAAAGGAGAAGCAACAGTCACTTATGAAGACTCGAACGCTGCCTCATCTGCTATTCAGTGGTTCGACGGGAAGGACTTCAACGGTGCCACCGTGAAAGTATCTCTTGCTCAGAGGCAGAATACCTGGGGTGGCAATAAGGGTGGTGGTGGAGGAGGAGGCGGATACCGCGGTGGTAGAGGAGGTGGCGGCGGCGGCGGtggaggaggaggaggaggaggcCGCGGTGGCGGTGGTGGTGGCGGAGGTGGAGGCGGAGGCGGACCACCTTCCGGCAACCGAGCCGGTGACTGGAGATGTCCGAATCCCAGCTGCGGGAACACTAACTTTTCATGGCGGAAAGCTTGCAATAGATGCAACGAAGAGAAGCCCGGCGGAGGTGGTAACGGTGGTGGTGGAGGGGGAGGTGGCGGTGGTCCACCTCCTAGTCGCGGAGGCGGTGGCGGAAACGGACCTCCAGGACGTGGGGGACGTGGAGGAGGTCGCGGCGGTGGCGGAagaggaggaggaggaggtGGTGGCGGCGGTTGGGGTGGAGGACGACCAGATCGTAGCGGAGACCGCGGAGGAGACCGACGAGGCTCCGGCGGTGGAGACCGTGGCGGCGGTGCCATGAGAGGCGATGGAGG tggcCGTGATCGACAGAGACCTTactaa
- the LOC116767436 gene encoding RNA-binding protein cabeza isoform X1 yields the protein MGDPYASGDYSGGGYPAQYSMPPPAVSSGDNSFNSGQQPGGYNQNSYSQNSGAAWNPPSSGSGSGGNYGGNQNESNFNYGPSYGGGGSGGGGGGYDRNNGNNYNVSGGGDRGSSNYGGGDRGSGYGNSDRSGGNFGGNDRGGSNYGGDRGGGGYSGDRGYGGGGGDRSSYNRDGGNREGGYGGGGRGGGYNKGGGGGYGGDRGGGDMITQEDTIFIQGMNPSTTEDELCQHFGAIGIIKTDKKTQRPKVWMYKDKATGQPKGEATVTYEDSNAASSAIQWFDGKDFNGATVKVSLAQRQNTWGGNKGGGGGGGGYRGGRGGGGGGGGGGGGGGRGGGGGGGGGGGGGPPSGNRAGDWRCPNPSCGNTNFSWRKACNRCNEEKPGGGGNGGGGGGGGGGPPPSRGGGGGNGPPGRGGRGGGRGGGGRGGGGGGGGGWGGGRPDRSGDRGGDRRGSGGGDRGGGAMRGDGGGRDRQRPY from the exons ATGGGTGATC CTTATGCTTCTGGTGACTATAGCGGCGGAGGGTATCCTGCTCAATATTCAATGCCGCCTCCAGCAGTTAGTTCGGgagataatagttttaattccGGTCAACAACCAGGAGGCTACAATCAAAATAGTTATAGTCAAAATTCAGGTGCGGCTTGGAATCCACCAAGCTCCGGAA GTGGAAGTGGTGGAAATTATGGTGGTAATCAAAACGAAAGCAATTTTAACTATGGACCCTCTTATGGGGGTGGTGGCAGCGGCGGGGGTGGTGGTGGCTATGACCGAAACAATGGAAATAACTACAATGTGAGTGGGGGAGGTGATCGAGGAAGCAGTAATTACGGTGGAGGAGACCGTGGAAGTGGTTATGGAAACAGTGACCGCAGTGGTGGAAACTTTGGTGGCAATGACAGAGGTGGCTCCAACTATGGTGGAGACAGAGGCGGCGGAGGTTACTCTGGAGACCGAGGCTATGGCGGAGGCGGAGGTGATAGATCAAGCTACAATAGAGATGGGGGGAATAGAGAAGGAGGCTATGG tGGCGGCGGCAGGGGGGGTGGTTATAATAAAG gtgGCGGTGGAGGCTATGGCGGAGATCGAGGTGGGGGTGATATGATAACTCAGGAAGACACAATCTTCATCCAAGGCATGAACCCATCGACAACTGAGGACGAGTTATGTCAACATTTTGGTGCTATCGGCATAATTAAG accgataaaaaaacacaaaggCCGAAAGTTTGGATGTATAAAGACAAAGCTACTGGTCAGCCCAAAGGAGAAGCAACAGTCACTTATGAAGACTCGAACGCTGCCTCATCTGCTATTCAGTGGTTCGACGGGAAGGACTTCAACGGTGCCACCGTGAAAGTATCTCTTGCTCAGAGGCAGAATACCTGGGGTGGCAATAAGGGTGGTGGTGGAGGAGGAGGCGGATACCGCGGTGGTAGAGGAGGTGGCGGCGGCGGCGGtggaggaggaggaggaggaggcCGCGGTGGCGGTGGTGGTGGCGGAGGTGGAGGCGGAGGCGGACCACCTTCCGGCAACCGAGCCGGTGACTGGAGATGTCCGAATCCCAGCTGCGGGAACACTAACTTTTCATGGCGGAAAGCTTGCAATAGATGCAACGAAGAGAAGCCCGGCGGAGGTGGTAACGGTGGTGGTGGAGGGGGAGGTGGCGGTGGTCCACCTCCTAGTCGCGGAGGCGGTGGCGGAAACGGACCTCCAGGACGTGGGGGACGTGGAGGAGGTCGCGGCGGTGGCGGAagaggaggaggaggaggtGGTGGCGGCGGTTGGGGTGGAGGACGACCAGATCGTAGCGGAGACCGCGGAGGAGACCGACGAGGCTCCGGCGGTGGAGACCGTGGCGGCGGTGCCATGAGAGGCGATGGAGG tggcCGTGATCGACAGAGACCTTactaa
- the LOC116767558 gene encoding sphingomyelin phosphodiesterase 4 has protein sequence MEMAQDIMSQFYTCLNLPLPERILELTRIIDQSSPNKELQVLFPQLISNIFSPSLHNGWNLRQITIEGNRYEYEVLLSFLEPQGPIFRLCYKLLSDSHLKYNLPLNLLPLDLQMTLDRGRCPQFYADMLTMDSQSLNVVSLALNPFDYYIVNFALHLINNNQTKSSWENWNSVYFALACDYLMHFLPSDPNVAVLPHIPHYTGKVPIAAPLQTANRPLCSPSLLLIPDLSGISNQHTSQSQSRNEVWRSETVLQIFIDLWMSVEHFGNGSIEMYQRNYTVATSSAERVRIVRVLVKHIHSFSAKYHTDLAVRSSALRKYARQIMCSRAYHYVKHLVMTWPLDASFRLVMELWLSLIQPWRYTDNSITQDRFPSTQRNQEEGNTGTLDPSFTQFIAENFPSYTCIFQLVLPRFTRLDLSAYKNAVMLFRLGKVFSQLHLVPILSNLEKAVTENTSGWQSPDTSYNSSNVEQSYSYNGVALHKWVAIAKQAISELNVPTTFEYEPIWSENRKPEMLEFVKRILSSKHIADKNLENYIEKLNENNKGLWNSIKQFLMMGNTEEETTLLEEHKKVPHYLTNCINYFTNIFGLNENLLLPLETEILDSSDHSSFANSNNFTLSIARKLRNKPTKIQYMGDPDLMPIMSYENTILVRIFYQISSRLNEIYGEEFSRLWRKNDFWGYISREILQEPTTIHTYVKDATYHQSVINRELPARLSLRRLGSHVFVVWISLGYILFKMFSYSGIFYIFFIIMMWLMYVLSKATLKMLRRY, from the exons ATGGAAATGGCTCAAGATATTATG AGTCAGTTTTATACATGTCTAAATTTACCATTGCCAGAAAGAATTTTAGAACTTACAAGGATTATTGATCAAAGCAGCCCTAATAAGGAATTGCAAGTCCTGTTCCCACAGCTCatcagtaatatattttcaccaTCTCTTCACAATGGTTGGAATTTACGTCAAATTACAATTGAGGGCAACAGATATGAATATGAAGTCTTGCTCAGTTTTCTGGAGCCCCAGGGTCCAATTTTCCGTTTgtgttataaacttttatccGATTCCCATTTGAAGTACAATTTGCCATTGAACCTTTTACCA ttagaTTTGCAGATGACCTTAGACAGGGGCAGGTGTCCCCAGTTTTATGCAGACATGCTAACAATGGATTCACAATCTCTGAATGTTGTGTCACTAGCTTTGA ATCCCTTTGATTactatattgttaattttgcTTTGCACTTGATTAACAACAATCAAACCAAAAGCTCGTGGGAAAATTGGAACAGTGTGTATTTTGCTCTTGCTTGTGATTACCTAATGCATTTCCTGCCTTCTGATCCTAATGTTGCCGTTCTGCCACACATACCACACTACACTGGGAAGGTTCCTATCGCTGCACCACTACAGACTGCCAacag gCCACTCTGTTCACCATCTTTGTTATTGATACCAGACTTATCCGGTATCAGTAATCAACATACCTCACAAAGCCAGTCACGGAATGAAGTGTGGAGGTCTGAAACTGTTTTACAAATCTTCATTGATCTATGGATGAGTGTTGAACACTTTGGAAATGGAAGCATTGAG ATGTATCAAAGAAATTATACAGTGGCAACATCAAGTGCGGAGAGAGTTAGAATAGTAAGAGTTCTGGTTAAACACATTCATTCATTTTCTGCCAAATATCACACTGATCTGGCAGTGAGGTCGTCAGCTCTGCGCAAGTATGCCCGGCAAATTATGTGTTCGAGGGCATATCattatgtaaaacatttaGTTATGACCTGGCCTCTGGATGCCTCTTTTAGATTGGTCATGGAATTATGGCTTAGTCTCATACAGCCTTGGAGGTACACTGATAATTCTATCACGCAAGATAG gtttCCCAGCACACAGAGAAATCAAGAAGAAGGCAATACTGGTACTTTAGATCCCAGTTTCACACAATTCATAGCCGAAAATTTTCCTTCTTATACTTGCATATTTCAATTAGTTCTCCCAAGATTTACAAGATTGGATCTTTCGGCCTATAAAAATGCTGTGATGTTATTTAGGCTAGGCAAA GTATTTTCACAACTGCATCTAGTACCCATATTGTCCAATTTAGAAAAAGCTGTAACAGAAAATACATCAGGTTGGCAAAGTCCTGATACCAGTTACAATAGTTCCAATGTTGAGCAGAG ctATTCCTATAATGGAGTCGCATTACACAAGTGGGTTGCAATCGCAAAACAGGCAATTTCTGAATTAAATGTTCCAACCACATTTGAGTATGAACCCATCTGGAGTGAAAACAGGAAACCTGAAATGCTCGAGTTTGTTAAAAGAATTCTATCATCAAAACACATTGCTGACAAAAATTTGGAAAACtacattgaaaaattaaatgagaataataaag gcCTATGGAAttctattaaacaatttttgatGATGGGAAACACTGAAGAAGAGACCACACTGTTGGaggaacataaaaaagttCCGCATTATTTGACAAATTGCATTAACTACTTCACAAATATCTTCGGG ttaaatgaaaatttattattaccgCTGGAAACAGAAATATTGGATTCATCAGATCACTCTTCATTTGCAAATTCCAACAATTTCACTCTTTCCATAGCTAGAAAG ctAAGAAACAAACCAACTAAAATTCAGTATATGGGAGATCCCGATCTGATGCCGATAATGTCTTATGAGAATACAATTCTAGTGAggatattttatcaaatatcatCTAGGCTTAATGAaatt taTGGTGAAGAGTTTTCACGGTTGTGGAGAAAGAATGATTTCTGGGGTTACATATCGAGAGAGATCCTCCAAGAGCCGACAACAATACACACATATGTCAAGGATGCGACCTACCATCAAAGTGTAATAAACAGAGAGCTGCCAGCACGGCTGTCATTAAGGAGACTCGGCTCTCATGTGTTCGTTGTATGGATCAGTCTTGGCTATATATtgttcaaaatgttttcatacagtggcattttttatatatttttcattattatgatGTGgcttatgtatgtattatctAAAGCCACTTTGAAAATGTTGAGAAGGTActga